The genomic interval GCGAAAGTCTGGGTCAACGGCGCCCCGGTGGGCGAGCACCTGCGCAAGGGCTACACTGCTTTCACTCTTGATCTGAGCGCCGTGGCCAAGCCCGGCCGCAACACCCTCGCCGTACGGGTGGACAACTCGTTCGACAAGCACATGCTGCCCTACGACAACTCCTACGACTGGACCATGGACGGCGGCATTTACCGGCCGGTGCAGCTCCTGATCACCGGCTCCGCGTTCATCCAGGCCCTGGCGGTGGAGGCCCTGCCCGCCGCGGACAACGCCAGCGCCCCGCTGGAGGCGGTGCTCAGCCTGCACAACAGCGCCGCCTCCCCGGCTGCGGTCACGCTGGAGTGCCGGGTGCTGGATGAGGCCAGCGGCCTCACCGTGCTCGATCTGCCCGCCGCGAGCGCCACGCTGGAGGCCGCCGCAACGACCCAGGTCAAGCTGCCGCCCGCGGTGCTGCAGGCCCCGCGCCTCTGGCATTTCGACCACCCGAACCTCTACCGTTTCCAGGCCCGGCTGCTGGCCGGCGGGCAGGTTATGCACTGCCAGGAGAGCACGTTCGGAGTGCGGCGTTTCGAGGTGCGCGGCAACCAGTTCTTCCTGAACGGCGAGCCTGTGCGTCTGATGGGGGTGGAGCGCATGGCCGGCAGCCACCCGCTCTACGGCATGGCCGAGCCGCTGTCCTGGATCGAGCACGACCACGCGGACATGAAAGAGCTCAACTGCGTGTTCACCCGGGTGCATTGGCAGCAGGACCGCCGCGTGCTCGACTGGTGCGACCGCCACGGGATGATGATCCAGCTCGAGGTGCCCTGCTGGGGGTCGGACACTTTCAGCCACATGAAAGGCACGCTCGAGGCGGATATAATGAACAACGGCCTGGAGCAGCTGGAGGAGATGATCGTCCGCGACCGCAACCACCCCTCGGTAGTGGTCTGGGGACTGTGCAACGAGATCGGCGGGCATGACCCCGTGGCGGCCGAATTCGCCCTGCGCATGTACGACCGGGCCAAGGAACTCGATCCCGCCCGGCCGCGGAGCTACGCCTGCAACTCGCTGCAGAAAGACCCCGGCGCGGATGTCGCCGGGAAGATGGATTTCATCGAATGGAACGAGTACTACCAGTCCTGGTACAAAGGCTCTCAGGAGGATGTGCGCCGCAATCTGGAGGAAATCCACGCCGCGTTCCCGGACAAGCCGGTGGTGATCAGCGAGTACGGCTACTGCGAATGCACGCCCCGTCCCGAACAGATGGGCGGCGATCCCAAGCGTATCGAGATACTGCGCGGCCAGGACGCCATCTTCCGCGAATTCCCCTGGATGGCCGGATTGATATTCTTCTGCTACAACGATTACCGCACTATCTGGGGTGACAAGGGCGAGGCAGTGCTCAAGCAGAGATTGCACGGGGTGGTGGACCTCTACGGCGGCCACAAGCCCTCGTACGAGGTGCTGCGGGCCGAGTCCAGCCCGGTGGAGAGTTTCGGCCTGAGCGGTAAGGCGGCCGACTTGCAAGCCAGCCTGCGCCTGCGGCCGGGCCTGCCGGCCTACACGTTGCGCGGCTACATCCTGCGCTGGGTGGTCTACGGCTTCGGCGGCCTGCCGATGGAGAGCCACCAGATCGAGCTGCCCGAGCTGGCCCCCGGCCAGGAGTATCACAGCGGCCTTGTCTTCTCGCTCGCCGACCCGAAGCGCGTGTGGGCCGAGATCGTCCGGCCGACCGGGTCCAGCGTGCTCGCCGCCGAGTGGAAGCCCTGAGGGGGGCCGTGTGACCGG from bacterium carries:
- a CDS encoding beta galactosidase jelly roll domain-containing protein; amino-acid sequence: MPGLSRRDFLSGAASAGALFSLTGCQAAGPAPGSAAIPAAGLTLPLCGEWLFRTDAEDKGETEAWHSGAQPAEGWETVQVPHTWQVVEETAEYKGPAWYRREFELPVLPAGAVVRVEFEAVYHSAKVWVNGAPVGEHLRKGYTAFTLDLSAVAKPGRNTLAVRVDNSFDKHMLPYDNSYDWTMDGGIYRPVQLLITGSAFIQALAVEALPAADNASAPLEAVLSLHNSAASPAAVTLECRVLDEASGLTVLDLPAASATLEAAATTQVKLPPAVLQAPRLWHFDHPNLYRFQARLLAGGQVMHCQESTFGVRRFEVRGNQFFLNGEPVRLMGVERMAGSHPLYGMAEPLSWIEHDHADMKELNCVFTRVHWQQDRRVLDWCDRHGMMIQLEVPCWGSDTFSHMKGTLEADIMNNGLEQLEEMIVRDRNHPSVVVWGLCNEIGGHDPVAAEFALRMYDRAKELDPARPRSYACNSLQKDPGADVAGKMDFIEWNEYYQSWYKGSQEDVRRNLEEIHAAFPDKPVVISEYGYCECTPRPEQMGGDPKRIEILRGQDAIFREFPWMAGLIFFCYNDYRTIWGDKGEAVLKQRLHGVVDLYGGHKPSYEVLRAESSPVESFGLSGKAADLQASLRLRPGLPAYTLRGYILRWVVYGFGGLPMESHQIELPELAPGQEYHSGLVFSLADPKRVWAEIVRPTGSSVLAAEWKP